The Crateriforma spongiae sequence TGGTGGCGACGACGATGTCCGACAAAGCGTTCAATTCGTCGTTGCGATTGGCCCGCATGCCTGCATCGGAAAGCAGGATTTGGATCAGCTCGGTTTCCGCACGTTGGCCCAATCGATCGACCACGATCCATTTGACGTCGATCGTATCTCCGTCACGCACGTTGTCGCCCAAGCCGGCTTGTTGGGCGGCTTGGACCAAATCCCATTCCGATCGTGCCGTCAGCGTGCGCTGGGCGATGTCCGACGGGGGGAAAAGATCACGACGCAGCCATGCCCCGCCGTTGAAGCGAAACTCTTGAAAGGCGTCGGCGATCGGCAAGTCATCATCAAACCGGCCGGCCAGCACACAGATTTCGTCGAACGCGGCGACTTTCACCTCAGGCACGGACCCGTCGAATCGCACCGTTGGGCGACGATCCGTAACGGGAGTCACGGAGTACTGTGGACCGAACTCGTTTCCGACCCCTGATTGACGGCTGGTGGCGGTGACTTGGTATCGGCCAGGGACCGTCAGAGGCACAATCACGCGATGCAGAAATCCGTCATCATCGATTTGGTTCATTGCCAGCGTGCGATTGCCGGTGAACCGCAGCGTCGCATCGTCGACCGCTTGATTGAATGTGATGGTCAACTGGACCGATGATCCCGACAAGCCTTCCAGGTCGCCCGCGTCTGACTGTTCGGTTCGGTCAGGCAAGTCCGCATAGTCGGGGAACCGGTAAAGCTTTTGGAAATCGATCGGCTGGGGACGTGGCAAGGGATCCAGTCGTTGCCACAGCGTCACCGCATCGCCTGCGATGATCCGATATTCCACCGGATCGGATCCCACCGGTACGTTGGCGCTTCGGCGGTCCGATTGGCCGTCGGACGTCTGGACAAGTGATTCTGTTTGATTGTCCATGGATGGCGGCGATCGATCCGACATCGTGACAGCCGTGATCCGTCCGTGCCGCGATCGCCAGGGCCAAAAGAAGCGGCCGGGTGTGTCGTCGGCTTCACCACCGGTCGTCGCATCGACGATCGATCGGTACTGCAGCGTCGCGTCGTCGGCGGGTCGACCCGACAGTTCCACCCACACCGCGACCGGATTTCCGGCGGCGACGTATCGCGAAGGCGGTGACGGTTCGATGATGTCGATTTGGGTCAGCGAAGCACGCTGGACGGCCAAGCCCGGGACGCTGACACGAATGATCCGGCGAATCGCTTGTAAGTCCGGGATCAACGAGGCGATCGCAAACAGGATCGCTGTCGTTACGCCGATCGCCAGCGGGCGGCTCAGCAGGCCCACCGGCAACATTTCTTTCGCGGGCATCGTCGACAATCGCTGGCTGATGCGCCGTTGCAGGCTGTCTTGAAGACGAGGCGAACCGTTGGTCGTTTGAGGATCGGCCAGTTCGACGGCCGAGAGTAGGTCGTCACGCAATCGCGACGATCCCGCTTGCATGCGACGGGCCAATGAGTGCGGCGACGAATCAAACATCTGACGCAGCCCGAATCGCCAAGCGGCAACGACGGCGAACGCGTCGACCAGCATTGCGACGGCCCATCGCACCGTGTCCGATGGACGGACAAAATGGTCAAGACAAGCCGCTGCAGCGGAGGCGGCCAGGAATGTGACCATGCCGGCGATCAGGCTGCGGCACGCGAGCATCCAAGTACGGCGGCGGGCGAACGACGTGATCGCTTGATACGTCGTCGGATGTAGGCTCAATTCGTCCAGCGAGCCCGTGGGGATCGAAGCCATCGGCGGCTACCGGTCGGCAACGATTGAATCGAAGTTCAATTCCATCTGAACATCGCTGTCATCAAAACCCAATTCGCGGTACAGGTGGCTGGGTTGGATGTCGTGGCTGTTTTGGTGTTTGTCGCTGGAATAGTCTTCACAGTGGCCGGCAAGTTCGGCGTACAGGATCTGACACACCTGCATGCCCGGATAAATCTTGACCGGTTGAACGCAATGCAGTTCCAACGTCCAAGTGCCACAGTACCCGCAATGTCCCAGGCTGCCGCCCGGGCAAACGAATAACCCCAACCGGCTGAGCGACGCACGGCCACGCACCATCGGCACCAAGCGATGGGTTTCGGTGTATTCGACGGTGCGTCCCAGGTACAAAAAATTCGGCTGCAAAATCAGGCCTTCGGCGGGGATTTCGATCCGCCGGTATCGATTCGGCGCCGCGGCATCCAAGACGATTTCTTCGTAGATCAACAGCTCGTTGTGCAGGCTGAGATCATAGCTGTTGGGATTCAACCGGCTGGGATTGAACGGCGAGATGGTCAAATCGTGATTTTGCCGCCGAAGGATTTCTTCGCTGGAAAGGAGCATGCGATGGCCGCGTCGTAAAAGGCGAAGGGAAGAACGATTTCGGCGGTCCGGCCGATTCGGGCACATCCGTCGGGCGGGACGGCCCCGTGGCACAGCGGACCAGATTCACCGGGGGACGCACTGCGGGTTGCGAATTGACCTGGATTTCGTCACGTTCGCCGCAATGTCCAACGTCCTGGACCCCGATTGTCTGTCGCACGTGACCGCTCTGTCAATCATTTCCGTGGTTCTTCGGGATAGAATGCGGGGCATCCGGACGATCCGGCCCCCCTAACCGCTCAAAATCACCTCACACAGGAATCGCAGCCGTGACGTCTGTTCGTTTTGTATTGTTTGACACCGGTCATCGGAATCGTCCCAGCCTGTGCGCCCGCCCCGCCGTTTGGATCACCGGCGTGATGGCCGCGTTGGCGATGCTGGCCGGTGGCCCTGCCAGGGCATGGGAACCATCGGAAACGGTGTTCGAAGAGGATTTCGAAGACGGCACCGATCGTTGGGAGATCTTGGATCCCGGCACCTGGAAACTGTCGGAAACCGATAGCAACCACGCCTTGGAAATCACGGCTCGCAAAAGCGAATACGAACCACCGCATCGCAGCCCGCTGCATGTCGCATTGGTGAAAGATTTGGAACTGGCCGATTTCGAAATCACGTTCCGCGTCCGCAGCACGCTAGACACCGGGAATCATCGCGATTGCTGCGTCTTTTTTAATTACCAAGACAACAAACATTTTTACTACGTCCACTTGGGGGCCAAGCCGGATCCGCATAGCGGACAAATCATGATCGTCAACGATGCGGATCGCTTGGCACTGACCGAAAACGAAAAGACCGTTCCCTGGGACGACGACTGGCATACGGTCAAGCTGGTCCGTGACACGACCAAGGGTTCGATCGACGTCTACTTCGACGACATGCAATCGCCGCACTTGTCAGTCGTCGACAAGACGTTTGGAAAGGGACGCATCGGCATCGGATCGTTCGATGATTTGAACGAGTTTGACCAGATTGTGATCCGCAAATAGCGGCATGATCGGCTTCCACCCGGCCCGGAAGGCCACGATGAAGCCGTGGAGGCTGTGTCGGCCGCAGCAGAAGAACCGTAACGACCGGGACGATCGGATCGGTCGGCAAACCCGGACGTTGGCCCACGCTGAGAGCGTCTTTTACGTTCGCGAATTGGCAGGTGGCGGCGATCGGTGATCTAAACTGCGATCTTTCACCGCAACGTCATTTGGTTGTTCCGGCACTGCAGCCGGGCAGCCAATCGGGGCCGGCGTTGGGACGACACCGCTTGCCAACTATCGAACCGACGGAAGTCTTGTTTTGTCGCTATTGCTTTTTCTGGTCGTCATCATTTCGCTTGGATGCGGAACGCTGCCGCCGATTCATGTTTCGGCCTGGCAACCGTTTGCCGCAACCGCGGCTTTAGTCGGCGGCTGGGGACTGCTTTGTCATGTCGGCGTGCGACTGATCGCCCGTCAGGCCATCGCCGGCGACCTGGATCGCTGGCAGGCAGTCACTTGGATGGAACGTCAATTGGCGATGTTTCGTTGGTTGACGCTTCCGGCAATTGTTCTGTGTCTGGGCGGATTCGGCCTGGGGCGGATCTTGGACGATGTGGCGGTAACCGAACAGTCGATGGCGGTGCGCGCGGTCGTGTTGTTGTTGCCGGGATTGCTGATGATTGCGGCCACGTATTCAGCGGAAAACTATTACGGTGCGCTTCTTGGGTATGACCAAACCGGATGGCGCGGCCACGTGCGGTATGTCGGCCAACTGACGCGGACGGGGCTGGCGTGGCTGGTCTTGCCGGTCGTGGTCTTGATGGGGCTTTGTG is a genomic window containing:
- a CDS encoding dCTP deaminase; this encodes MLLSSEEILRRQNHDLTISPFNPSRLNPNSYDLSLHNELLIYEEIVLDAAAPNRYRRIEIPAEGLILQPNFLYLGRTVEYTETHRLVPMVRGRASLSRLGLFVCPGGSLGHCGYCGTWTLELHCVQPVKIYPGMQVCQILYAELAGHCEDYSSDKHQNSHDIQPSHLYRELGFDDSDVQMELNFDSIVADR